catgccgtagtggaggactccggaaatttcgaacacctggggttctttaacgtgcacttaaatctaagtacacgagtgttttcgcatttcgcccccatcgaaatgcggccgccgtggccgggattcgatcccgcgacctcgtgctcagcagcccaataccataggaCCGCCAGCTTACTTTAGGCATTTTTATTGATTTTAGTAAGGCATTCGACTCCATCAGTCATGAACTATTATTAAATAAACTTATCTACTACGGTATTCGCGGTCTTGTCTTAAAATTATTTCAGTCATACTTGAAGCACAGATGCCAATATGTGTTCATTAACAACAAATCGTCCAAATTTCTTCTGTTACGGCTAGTGTTCCCCAGGCCAGTATCCTTGGGCCTCTTCTGTTTAATCTTTACGTCAACGATCTCGTTATTATTGATCCCGAGGCCAAATTCATAATCTGTGCCGACGGCACTACTGCCCTGTTTTCGTCCAATAATGCTCCGGAGCTAGTGTCAATGGCTAACTCTTGTttggaaaaaatatatttatgatCTCTAGAAAATGGTCTTAAGATTAACGCTCATAAAGCAAAGGCAGTTTTATTTCAAGCGAAGAATAAGAGTATCTGTGTTTGTTGGGACGTGGTGTTAGGGCCTTCTAAAATTGAACTCGTCCCTTCTGTGAGTACACTCGGGGTCTTTTTTCATGAAAAAATGTGCTGGAGCGATCACATTGATTTTCTAGCAGGGAAACTCTTTCAAATTACTGGACGCGTTTTTTCTCTTCCCTACATGCCTCGAAGGACTAAAATGTTAATTTATAATGCATTGTTTGCGAGCCACCTTCATTATTGCTGCCTTATTTGGGGCACCACATCTGTTACAAATATTAACCGTTTGCttgtaatacaaaaaaaaaaaaattttcgcgtAATTATTGATATGCCCTTTGACTCCCCATCTGAGCCCCTATTTAAAAAAGCCTTCGTGTAATTAAAGTTACTGATATTTTTACCTACCGCCTTGCTCTTGGGTACCTAAAAAAACCAAACAGAACTTAAGCCTTGTTTCATCTCTGGATAGGTTATAACACAACATACCATGTTATAACACTAGGTCCCTGGAATACTGGCATGTGCCGCATGTGCGTTCAGCTTATGGTAAGGAGATGATTTGTTACACTCTCCCCATTTTCCTGAAAAATCTCACATCTGCGTCCACCGGTGTGCAAATTGATCTGGCAGAGAACTGCATAATTTCTATTGCCCCGGGCAAGAATAGGGTTTGACTATTTGCCTAATCTTCCTTTTTTTAAGAGTTGTGcgtatctatatatctatattgcTTGTTTTTCCCGAGCTGTTTGATGTGGGAAGCAAATTTGTTTAAGCGAGATATATGTGCTATATGCCCTTACTCTctctttcctctctcttttttcgttctacttctttcgtttcttcttttcttttttttttctcgctccttgctgtctgctgTCTATTTGATCTTCTGGTTATTAGGACCAGTCAAGCTGCTTTTTTAGCAATTTTTTTCTAATGCCTTCGCACATTGTACCACTTCCTTTCATGAAtgaaggtattattattattattattattattattattattattattacagtttTCCTCTTGTCTCGTCTTGTGCACCCATTGAGGTGCGACGCCTACAATGACAGTAGCAGCTGGCCTCATCACAACAGCGTTGTGAGATCACAATTATAGCTGCCAGAGCGCTGATTCTCCTTTGCAGTAGCGTTTGCCTCGAGTCCGTATCGCGCCTAAATGTCGCCAAAGCGTATTTTTAGAACGCCGTCTCAGGAGCTCGAGCCCAATGCTTAACATTGCTGTCGCTTCAAGTATTGCGCCTCTCCTGACGAAACTGCCTGAAATGACGTTTGCTCAGCTCAGTCAGTCAGGTTCATCATTCATGAGGCTTTTTCTCCAATACAGGAATAGTTgcgcaaacaataaataaattgtggggttgcAAGTCCAGGAACAGCGCAGTGCGTTTTGGGGGACGCCGTAATGGAGGGCTGCAGATTAGTATTGATCGCCTGCGGTTCTTCATAATGCACCCAAATCCTGGTACCCGAGCGTTACGCATTCAACCCTCACTGGAATGCAGCTGCTGTCGCGGGGAATCGGGAACCACGTGCACACCTTGACCACGAATTCAGCTACGCGGTTAATGCACCATGTAGTTGGCGTCCATTATCGGAGGCCAGATATCTGGCTGGTGCATAAGCCCAACATGGCATTCCCCATGGACCACTTCGGAAGGAAATGATTTGCTCAGGGATGCGGTGTTCACTTCCCACGTTAAAGCGAGTAATAGCCAAAAAGGCCATAAGCACCAGAGAAGACGCAGTAGCCTTGCGTATCACGCGTGCCTTCTTGTAGCTTTCTGCGCCACAACTCACCTGGACATTTGCCAGAAACTGGACAGCCGTGAGAATGAGAAAGTATAAAATTACGACCGGAAATTTGCAATGGCTTTATTGACGACGTTCTCTGATACAAGAAAGACTTGCACTGCGTAGTTGGGCACTCCCGACGCCGCAACAGAACCCACATTTCTCACCCGAAATGTTCGCGTGCGTCAGTTAGGCAAACGGTTGCGGCATAGTTTCGTGAGTACATCCTCTGCATTATTCGTTCGTGCTGGTAGGCCTGTCCCGTCCGCAGTAGGACATCATCTCCGCGACGGAGCAGCTCTTGTGACAGCACTCCTCGATGATGCCCCGCACCTGGCGGTGGGCGGCGGGCCGCAACAGCTGCAGCGCCGTCTTGGCGTCCAGGAAACCCAAGCGTGGCTCCATCGCCCACGGGAGCCCTGCGAAACGGCGACGCGGCTTCAGTCTCTGGAACCTCTCGCTGCTGTCATTCTTCTTTTCAGATGCAGCGCATAATCTCCGGATGAAAATGCAATCGGGGTCCTTGCACTCACTGCTTTTGCAAACAGCACAGGGAAAGTTGGAGGAGGCTGAGTATCTGAAGCGTACGTACGAGCTGAGGTAGATGTGTTTTGAGTGATTAGGCACCTTGTAGaaaaatatttcatttcatttatttctccctAAAGGTCCGAAGTCATTACAAAGGGGGGACATAAATACATGTGAACTTCTATGACATGAACCAAAATGCAAAATATAGTGCAGAAACTCAGTCAGTCAAGTAAAAAAATACAATTAATATTGGATTCAAAATATAAAGGTCAACAGTAGAAAATAATTGTGGCAGTCAGATATTCATTAAATGTGTTAGTGTAAGAAACAGTGGTCGTCTGTGGTTGCGTAGTGCATTTTTGGTTTTCTGCGGTATTTTTCGCGTTCGGTGTATGCTACTATGTGTTCTGGGAAGGAATTCCACAACACTattgcattaagaaaaaaaaagatgggttaATATATGTCATGTGGCCGTTTACATGCGCTATTATATTGGCATGGTTGAGTCGAAAGGACGCTTCATGTTGTGGTTTTAGCAGCACGTGACCTGATTTCGGGTGATAGAAGAAAGAGTGGAGAAGGCAAAGGCGAGATATGACGCGTCGTGATGCGAGCGGTGACAGACCAAGTGATTGTTTGAGTGACAAAACACTGACGTGAGACGAGTAATTTGAGGTGATGAAGCGCGCGGACCGGTTCTGGATCGATTCCAAATGCGCGGTCAGATATGCTTTGAGTTATGCCAAATGGActatgcatattctagttttggatGGACGAACGTTAGGTATGCCAGTTTTTAACCTCTTGTGTTGCAGTGCTCAGATTACGACGTAAATAGCCCAGCGTTCATGGCGCATTGCGACAAATAGTTGCTGTGTGGCTTTTCCATCATAGCGATTACGTTATACGTATTCCGAGGTATTTGTATGCTGATGTGGCTTCAATAGAGACATTATTCATCGTGTCAGTGTTGGTAATGAGGGTGTGCTAGTAAGTAAATGACATTGATTTGCACTTTCAGAGATTCAGTGGCATATGCCATTTGTTGCACCAGTCGTCAACGATTTGCAGTGTCAAGTTGTAATTGCAAGCAGTCTTCATACGAGTGAATTCGGTTGTAaatgacacagtcatcagcaaatagccGCAGTTTTGTACTAATTTTAGCCGGTAGGTCGTTAACACATACCAAAGTAAAAAAGGGGATAATCCAGCGCCCTGAGGTACTCCTGAAGCGACGTCCGTTAGTGGCGAGCGATTGTTCTTAGCTGAAATGAATTGCTTGCGTCCATTGAGAAAGTGCTGAATCCATGAGATTAGGTTCCGTTGTAAGCCGAGGTTAGAGAGTTTACTAAGCAATAGAGAATGAATTACGCGATCAAGTACCCTCGAGAAGTCTAAAAATTCGGCGTCTACTTGTATGTGACGGTCCATGTAATGTAAAAGGTCATGAGGTAACTCGGCGAGTTGACTTTCGCACGATAAAAACTTTCTACAGCCGTGCTCGTTGGAGTAATAAAAAGTAATTGATTCTAGGTGAGTCAATAAATTGTACGCTATTTGTTGTTCTAGTAATTTGGATGAAATCCTTGTCAGGGAAATTCGACGGTAATTACTAACGTTAATGCGGTGACCTGTTTTAATTATAGGGATTATTTTCGCTTTTCTCCAGTCGTTGCGGACGTCGCCTGAGTTTCATGATTGCGTAAATATTAGGCTAAGATTTTGGTTGATGGTGAAATAATACTTTTAAGAAGCTTGCTGTTAATTTGATCGCATCCAGCTGACGAAGGCAGTTTGAGTCCATTACTTAGGTTATGTATACCCTGAACGGTATTAGTTATTTCAGGCATTTCGTTCAAAGATGACTTTGGGGGGTTTTCAATAGAATAGGTTTTCAAGCTACAAAACACTGATGAAAAATAATTATGAGTGCAGTAGCACACTGTTCACTTTTGATTGGCTCAGCGTCGGTATTAAGAAGATCTATGGTGTTGCGTGATTTATGGTATTGTTGGGAATTACCATACAAAAGGTAATTGCTCCTTGCAGCTCGAGAGTGTATTCAACTATTGCAAGCCTAAGAACTGTCAAGCATACCAAAAAACAGCATTAAAAGAAACAAACTGTGCTTTACTTGAAATATACTGCAGAAATTTTCAAATTATAAATGCTTTGCGGCCTCAATGGCAACTGAAGTTCAACTGTACGAAGTCTTAGAGCTGTCAAACATACCAAAGTAAAACTCAGTAGAAACACTCTATGCTTTACTAGAAACATGCTGTAGAATTTCCTGAATTGTTAGTGTTTTGCGGCCCGAGTGACAACTAAAATGTGTGCTCATGTTTTGTCGGGGCACTAAAACCATTGCTAGTTGCAAACTACTGCTCATATTAGGAATATTCTAAGAAGTATAGTGTGCGCACAATGTAAAGTGCAGGAGACATTTATAGAATTTCGAAATCATGGTCAGATCTTGTACGCTCCTTCCAGTGGCCAATTAAAACTAGGAATTTTTCATGTACGCCGCATCTGTTGCAGTGAAGGGGTTCAGCTATCCGAAATTTATGGGAGGAGGGTGGCTTGTTTGAGAGGTAAAAGGTGCACAGAAGATGGTGCTTTGCAAATATGGACTGCGAAGGATATTTTCTGTGTATTCCACACGCCATATTGCCATGTCTATCCTCAACGTGGTGTTGAATAGCATCGTTGGGTACTGCAAGTGTTTCTGCACAGTGAATTAGAATAGGTAACAGGAGAGTTGTTTTTCGTTTCCATGAGCTGATTAGGCGTTGTTTTCAGAGTTAGGCTCTGACACCTCTGGTGCAGTAGCTCTCAAGTCGCCTCATGGGGGTCGTTCGGCATTGTTGGATCCCAAGCATAACGGCGGTgtttgcgcatgcgcacgaaAGTAGGATAGGAAGGACAGAGATGAGCAACTCACCGCAAGCAACTCGCCCAAGCCTCTGCCCTAATACGCCCTAAGGCATAAaatttgccaaggttgacgactgggcgtgctggtatagcatattagaggttggattgcgcaacattttgacgagacacacacaagagaaacacaccacagagcgctctctggtgcgtgtttctcttctgtgtatCTGGTCGAAACGTTGCGCAATCCATCCTCTAATACACTTAGCCATAAGCTCCCTCATTGCCTCCTACCGATTGCTCACATGGATCATATCTTAGGATAACCTGTAATATAAAATGTTCGGGCATATATCCTGTGCGTTTATCGCCCTCATGATCCGGGAATGTCTTTTTCGTAAAGGCACATCACGATCTCTGACTATACTCGACAAGAAGAtttgccctgacgaagacaagtcctcTGGCCTAAATGTTGGCTCTGGTGGCTCTTTCTTTTCGTTCCACAGTTGGTGACTTCAATTTTCCATCGTCCTTCAACTTTTGCCTTGTGTCGATTTTACGATCCGCAAAAGCATTGCTCTTTAATTATGAATTTTCGCTATCTTTACAGGACGAATTTTCAAGCTATCTTATGCTGTCCCCACACAAGGTCTTTAATCTTTCCCCTGTAGCTTTCTTTCTAAGTGCTAAGCCTTGGGCAAGGTTAGTACGTGCCCACGGGTACTTACACATGGGCTGCAACGCCATTTGTTGGCGGCCGGCGTGCCTCTTCTGGGAAGGGTCGAAGAACTCGCCACCGCACAGGGCATCCAGCGTTTCCACCAGGTACGGTCCGCAGAACCGGGTGCGCTTCTCAATCAGAGACGAGGCCGCGAGaccacacagcagcagcagcaacaggccGCAGCCTGCCACGTTTGCCACCGAGGAGGAAGAGGCCATGGCTGCTGCTGCAAGGGGACACACAGTTTTCAACTTGCGTTCTCACTTTCTCGGTCTCCGAAGTTCCGCCGAAAGCACTCTTTGAAACGCGTATTGTGAGTATTGTCAAGGACCTAGACACGCGAGAGATGCGTGCCTTTACCCGACCCTTCTGCGCAACCGTTAGTTGCGGGAGATAAATCCAAGGCTTTTGCTTCTCGCAACCTGGGTTTGTCTAAGTACTGCAGAGGACGGCGTGGTACTCTCCATTTGTTCTTAGCCAATGGCACTGCGCACTACGCAAGAACGGCCGCTTAAATTCAGTCCAGACGGGATCAGAGCGGCCCATAAAGGGTGCGTAATGGCGAAGCCTACTACACAACAAATTCGCACTAGCACCGTGTCATTAGACTGCGGCCGCTGTAGTGGCATCTACCTACTCGACCCACCACCCTTGCGCTGCGTGCCGGGTCGCTTCGCTCCCCTTAGCAGCAACCGTAGGCATAAAAGGCAAAGCAACCTGTCACCCACGGCAGTAGCAGGATGTATTGCAGAAGTCAAATGGGAAAATGTTAGGCCTGACATGGGAGCCAAGGGAAGCGGAGTGAATGGGGGTGGCAGGTTGGATATATGCCGCCTTAGCAGCAGCAGACGACTGGTTAATGACACGTTGTAGCAACGAATGCGTTCTTTTGTATGTTTCGCCATTACGAACGCTGTATGAGCCACTGTGTAATCCCATTTTGACGGAAGTTAAACGCCGCTGCTCGCGCTGTGCGCCCTGCTCTCGGCTAGGGAAATATGGAAAAAAGCGCGTCTTCCATAGTGGTACCTTGGCACAGTTCCAACattctaacgcgacagcgttaaggagctcgtgtcgcagaaaagacggtgtcgtcggcgtcggcggcgttggccgtgagcgataaataccagaaggcacttcataaataaaaaacatcttgcaaaaTGGGCTGGTGAGAATCAAACCAGGGCcttcggagtgtgagacggagacgctaccactcagccacgagttcgttccttcaaaacgggacaaaatcgcctctagtgaatgctgtgttgccttagaaacgtgccgtagaaagttatactgtggtgtatatcggtaattatgaccatgcaacttacagaagtcgaagtttcacgagtagcgaagtacgtttccgctacatttcttctgcgctcggcgcacacgcagagccatcttgcggcaaacacagaagaccccctcctcgcaatgtacgacgctgccccgacacgtggcgcgccactcgccccatgatcgcgtccgccttcatggcgcgtcggggcccggctatctgtgccgatcgcgacgtttggctggcgtagcgcgtttgagtaggcggtgcgaacggggtgcgataacgctatcgcgctacactcttgaaggcgaagcttaagcgtcctccaatcaTTTCTCTCGCAACTCACGAAGTCCACAAATGTCACGCAAAAATGGCGTAGCTCTCGCGTGTCTGGGCAcccgagaaaaagaaaatactccTTTGAAACAGGTGCGACACCTCCTCTCTGACCCGTTACCAGCGCTGCAACTTGAAGCAAAGATTTCCTTGCCTACCCTTCAGGCGCTTCGCGTCCTTCGGTGATAGGTTTCTTGGCGAGTAGGCTCAATACGGGATCACACGCAGGAGCGTACAGCCGTTGTTTTTTGGTGTTCGAGAGAGGGAAAATACTTGCAGACGCGTGCGCGAAGTGTGAGTAAGGAAATAAGAGAGATATCGCGTGCCTCAGTCAGAGACCTGAATGATGCCCGCATTACATTCGTGCTGATCCGTCGGCCTTGTACGTCACGAGTGTGGGATAGTCTTGTACACTCAAGAAACCAACTCGAATGAATTATTTCGAGGAATGAGCCGCGCCAGCTCAAATGGACCCCTAAATATGTGCGCGAACTGCGCTGTTTGCGTCGAACTATTGCAGTACTTCGTTTGAGGAGATATTCTTTAATTCATAAAGATCTGTTTCGATAACGCTAAAGCAGAGGTTTCCGCTGAAGCAGATTTTTGTGCTAAAGCGACTTAAAAACTTAGATACGCAACCAGCTAAGTAGTCTCATTACCTAGCTAGAAATGCGCCAAGCATATCTGGTCGCCAAAGCGACGAAAATGTCAGGTCTGCATTAGAATCACGTGCGTGCCTCAAAATAAATTGTAAATTCGTTAGGTGTAACGAAATACCCGCTCAGGTAAAAATTATGCAAATTCCACgctctgtgggaatcgatgcaagccaagctttctgtgctggatgctttgattgacgataattagcgttGATGTTGACGACTAAAGctcaatttcttcaacgtttagtctaacacgagagtggtga
The nucleotide sequence above comes from Dermacentor andersoni chromosome 10, qqDerAnde1_hic_scaffold, whole genome shotgun sequence. Encoded proteins:
- the LOC126518953 gene encoding insulin-like; its protein translation is MASSSSVANVAGCGLLLLLLCGLAASSLIEKRTRFCGPYLVETLDALCGGEFFDPSQKRHAGRQQMALQPMWLPWAMEPRLGFLDAKTALQLLRPAAHRQVRGIIEECCHKSCSVAEMMSYCGRDRPTSTNE